Genomic segment of Clostridium sp. Marseille-P299:
TGTCTCTTTCGCATATTGAATTACTCTTCTATACTTTTTGTGTTTCATATGTACGCTCCATTAGTTTTAAACTATGTACCAGCATATTTTACACTCATATTATTAATCCATTGTTTGAGAATTGTTTCAGAATTGTTAATAGGCCAAAAACATAAAAATAGCTCTATCATCAGTAGTGCGTCAACGTAATATCCCACACACTATGAAATAGAGCTTTTAATAAATTTAACGAAAGAAATTCCTTCTAAATTTCAACCAATAATGAATCATAAAATAATCATATGCTTTATCATAAATAAAAAAGACAACTTGTCCACCTAAAAAAAACGCAATTGAAAGTAATAAATTTAAGTCTCTTGCAATAATAAGTTGTGGAAAGAATATAAGAATCGGAACAAAAATTATATTAAATAAACCAAACTTCAAGGCTATCAGTTGAAGTCTTTTTATTCTTGAAATATTTTCTCTGTTCTCCTTCCCTATCACTTTCCCACCTAGCAATTCTATTAACACAATATATAGACTAATTGCCCCATAGGTAATGCAGTACATTTTATTAGGTGCAAGAATAAAACTTAAGAATACACTTGCTAAATAAAATGCAACACCTAGTAACTTATTTGTCTCACGAAAGGCAATTCCAACAAAGAAGGATGCTGCCGCTAGCAAAAACAAGGTACTGGTTTCAATAATTCCACTTAAAACAGTAAGTACAACACTAAATGCTAATAATAGACCTAATAACGATAAATGCTTTGTGCTTAGATGCATGTGCACAGATCGCCTCCCATACATTCACAACAAGTATCTGCAATACATAGATTACAACATAAGTCACCAGTATCCATACCAGTTCTACCATATGTTTGCCCTGTAGTATTGTAACGAGCTCCGCCATATTGCAACTGATTATAAAAATTAACATATTCGCGGTTCATTGGTTCCATAGAAACAGCGGTTCTAGCATGGTCTAAAGCCAATATATTATTTCCAAGTCCAGCGTTAGCAATAGCACTTAAGTAAAACCATCTCGCATTTCTACTTGATATATTGTTAAGAAGTTGTACAGCATCTGTAAATCTTCTAGCATTAATATAACTATATACCTGTGCAAACTCTCCGGAATCACTTCCTTGATTGTAATAGGTATTGGAAGTAGTGCTTGAATAACCTCCGCCATTTTGTCGTTCATTCATGATTTGGTCATATGCTTCTTGCACCTCTTTAAACTTTTCCTCTGCAAGAGACGCAAGTGGGTTATCAATATAAGAATCTGGATGGTATTTTCTACTTAAATCGCGATATGCTCTTTTAACCTCCTCATCGGATGCATTTCTTGAAATTCCAAGTACCTGATATGGATCAGCTATCATACGGTTCGTCCCTTTCTCTTATCTTTCTAATAATACCGTTTACGATATTAAAATATAATATTTAAATTATAATGAAGAAGTTTACTCCTTCACACACTTTTGGCGAATTTTATCATACTTTGACCAAACGCCTGCATATAATATATTCCGAAGTATTTGCGCATCACGTAACAAAGGTAATTTTTCAAATTCCTTCGTACACTCTGCCATCATCATAGTAAGTATTTCTAATATTTTTTCCTCATAATCCTCTTGCTTTGAAATAGATAAGAGTGGATTATAACTACCATCCTTCTCATCTTTCGGCAAATCCTCATATGCATCCATAAGATAAATAAATTTACCTAAATAAAATCCCATTTTTCTTAATGTATTACTAAAATGATCTTCCTTATATACGAACATTTCACCCATCAATTCACCAAAGCTGCGTGAAACAATATCTAAATTCGTTTCCTTTTGTTTTTCACAAATACTTAACTGCTGCAAACATTGTTTAATTACATTACATTGCCGCTCATAGTTTTTCTCTACACGCTTGTAGTCTCTTTGAAGCAAAACTGCTCCCGTTTTTTTAAGAACATTTTTGTCGTCATTCCAATCATCTAACATCTTATGATAACTAAGAGCAATATTCATATCTGCAGCATATTCTGTTATTTCATTTTGAAGCATCGCATGTTTTGTCGTTGGATGCGCTAAACAACGGTGTTTTTCACAAGTTGTTTCACTTTCATACAAAGAACTTAGCAGAATAATTAAAAATGTCATATCATAAGTTAACGTCATCTGACCAAAACGTCCAAAACGATCTTTTAACGTATTACATAAACCACAATAATAAGCTTTATATTCGTAATACTCTTTTACCTTTAATTCTGGTTTATTTATATTAATATAGCCAAACATTCGTCCCTCCGTGATATGTGCTTTATTTATTATAGCAGTTAAAGGACTATAGTCTAGTACTTTTACACAATTTTAATAAAGATTTAAGTTAAATTTGATTAGAGAGCAAAACAATATTCCACTCTATCATAGTAAATGTATAAATTAATTATCACTCAAATTATTTTCTTATTATGTTATCAAATATCTAACTTAAGTTGAACTTCTTCCTCTGCTTCTAACTTAAAGTCTTCCACTTTTTCAGGGTTTATCATCGGTAAATCCCCTAACGAAGTAATACCAAAGCTTCTTAAAAACTCATCGGTGGTACCAAATAAAATCGGTCTACCAGGTGCATCCATACGTCCAACTTCACAAACTAAATTATACTCGACTAACTTATTGACAGCATGGTCGCTCTTAACTCCACGAATCCCTTCAATAGCTTGTTTCGTAATTGGTTGTTTATAAGCTATAATAGAAAGTGTTTCTAATAAAACATCAGTTAATACATGTTTTTTAGGAACATGCGCTATTTTAACAAGGGTCTCATACATAGAAGCCTTCGTGCATAGTTGAAATGAATTATTTAATTCAATAATCTGAATACCACGATCATATGCCTCATACTTATCCATCATATTTCGAATAATTTTTCTCACGGTATCTTCATCATGTTCCAATGCAGAGGCAATTCTCTCTAATTCTACGGCTTCTCCCATAGTAAATAAAATTGCTTCTATCATGGCTTCTAATCTTTCAATTTCCATACGTAATCCTAACCTTTCTTAAAAGAATTACTCCTTTACTAAATAGTAAATTACTTTATAGTAAATTACTTAATCGTAAATTATTCCATAGAAAATTCGTCCACGGATGCAACATCATCTGCAAGATATTCAATGTAAATATCATCAAATAGCTCTTTTTGAACAATTTCAATTCGTTGCATTTTCATTAACTCCAGAATTCCTAGAAAGGTAACAACGATTTCCATCTTATCCGCTTGACGTTCAAGAAGACTGCGAAAGCTGAAGGTCTTATGTATTAGACCATATTCTTGTATTTCAAGAATCTTCTCTGCTAAATTAATCTCTTCTCTCTCGATTCTACCAAACTTACTTCGAATCGGATCTATCTTATCTTCTTGCCTTTTCATTACAGATTTAAAAATTGCATGCAATTTTGCAAGAGTTAAATCCGACAATAAAGAAGGGATATCTACTTCTTCCTTTATATCCGCAATTTCCTCTGGAATCGAACTTTCTTTAAATAACATAAGTTCTGCATCTAATTGCTTGTCCTTTAGTTCATATGAAATGAACTTAAACATTTTATATTCCAGTAAGCGCTCTACAAGTTCTTGTCTAGGGTCAACCTCTTCTTCCTCCTCTTCCTTTTTCGGTGCAGGAAGAAGCATTTGTGATTTAATTCTAAGAAGCGTTGCTGCCATAACTAAAAATTCACTCATGACATCTAAATCTTTTTCGTCCATACCACGAATATACTCTATGTACTGTTCCGTGATTGTAACAATTGGTATATCATAAATACTGACCTTATTTTTATCAATTAAATGAAGTAAGAGGTCAAGTGGACCCTCAAAAGCTTCTAACTTAACAGGAATTCCCATATATATCTCCTATCCCATAAATAATCCAAATATAGTGGAACTGACTGCATTCATTAATCCAAGTAACACTGTAAATAACCAAACCATTTTAATTAAATAATCCGCACGTATAATCGTGAAGAACTTTATTGGTGATGCTGCCGCAACTAATAATCCCATATCGAATGCAACGATTGGAAATAAATTGGTTAATAACATTCCAATGCTTATTATAGCATAGCAAGACAAAAAATAGATTAAAAATTCGAACGCGAATGATGATTTTGCAGAAATTATTAGTTTAGAATTTAACCCAAATCCAAATCTTAATATACTGGTACTTATTAAAAATTGTAATAATAAGGACAATAACCCAGTAATGCCTAAAATACGACTTACTTTCTTATCTTTGATTCGATAGTAATATGGCTTAGAAAATCCAATATGCAAAATACCACAAAAAAGAAGTCCGATTGGGTCAATGTATTGATGTAGCTTCCATATTTTCTGGGCTGGTAATTGTGATTTTTGTTCTAATGTTTGATCTTCTATGCTTTTTTGTTTCTTATCTAATAATTGATATAGAAAAGCCTTAGGGAATTCGTGTAAAATCATTATTACAATTCCTGCGAATAAACTTGCAACTAATACAATTAGAATTTCTCTCATGAATTAAGTAACCTTTCTTTTTTCTTCCTCAATAACTAACTGTTTCTTGCTTTAGTATACACAAGAATGTCCTGGAACCAAAACGATTCCGGGACATTCTTTTTTGGCATAACACTATTATTATACCACTCTTTTTATTTTGTGAACACTATTTTTTCTTTAATTGCATACAGATAAGTTCAGGGCGATTAAATACTCGCACCGGTATTGTATGCGTCCCTAAGCCTCTGGACAATAACATAATCGACTTATTATGAGTAAATATACCCGCATCATACTTTGGAAATATCTCATATTGTGGCGAGATTACTCCACCTATATAAGGGATACGCATAATACCACCATGCACATGACCAGATAAAACAAAATCTGCTCCCCACTCTGCGTAGGTTTCAAAATAATTTGGCATATGTGCAAGTAGTATTTGATATCCTTTGCTACTTGCTGGTCCAACAAGCTCATTCATATCACGTTTATCTAAAGGAACTGGTTTCCCACCCTTATGATAAAACATAAGTGGTAGATTTAATCCTGTAATTTGTAACTTATCCTTATCCTTTTCTATGATAATACTATCATTGTCAAGGTAACAAACACCTTGCTTTTTTATATCGGATAAATAATTAGAAAATTTATAAGTTCCTTGTAAATCCGTATGGTTCGATTCAAAAATTTCCAATTTTAACTCATGATTACCAGGAGCATAATACACTGGGTAATTATCACTTAGTTCTTTTAATAAGTTTAACGCTGTATCCAGCTTCTTAGGCTCCCTCGCTATGATCATATCTCCTGCTATTAATATCGCATCAGGTTTATATGCATGGATATGAGCAAGCAATCGTTTATTATCCTTACCATAACTATTATTATGAAGATCGGTTAAGAAGACGAATTTCATACCATCAAATGCTTTTGGTACCTTTTCCTGCTCGATTAAATAGTTTGTAATTGCGAGATTTTTATTTTCAAAGATTAAATATACAATGCCAATCGCAATAACGATTAGGATTCCTATGATTAGCCCCATTCTTTCTCCTTTAGAAGTATTTAAATATAAGTTTCATAAAATAATCTACATATCCGGCTTTTCCTACAGGTGAAGAAGCTACTAATGGAAGAGTTCCAATTTCATTACCATTATAATAATATGTAATTTGCCCTACCACATCGTTTTCTTTAATTGGAGCGATGCATTCAGGCATAACTTTTATATCCTTTGTAATATCTGCTGGATTCATGCCATTTGTACATAAGTAAGAAAAAGTTCCATTCACTTTTGTAGGCACTTCATCGATATCGCCTTTTTTAACGAATACGTTAGGGAAAACGAGACCTTCTCCCGTATCCTTATAAATACTGCAATTTGCGAATCCATAGTTTAATAGTTTCGTAGCTTCTGCAAATCGAGTTTTTGTATCAGGCGCAGCCATTACAACTGCAATTAAGTCCATATTATCTCTTCTAGCTGTTGCGGATAAACAATATTTTGCTAGACCTGTAGATCCAGTTTTTAATCCTGTAATTCCTTGATAGGATTTAATTAATTTATTTGTATTGGTAAGTCCAAATTCGGATTGACCTTTTTTTGTAGTGTGTATAAAAGTGTCCATCCATACGGTTGAATAATTACTGATCTGCGGATGATTCATAATTAATTCTTTTGACATCAATGCAACATCCATAGCACTTGTATAGTGATTATCCGTATCTAGTCCATAGCAGTTTACAAAATTCGTATTCATCATACCAAGTTCTTTGGCGCGTTCGTTCATCTTTTTCACAAAAGCTTCTTCAGAACCTGCGATTAACTCAGCCATAGCTACGCTTGCATCATTTGCGCTCGCAATGCTAATGCATTTTATCATTGTATTTACATCCTGTGTTTCAAATGGTTCAAGGTATACTTGAGAACCACCCATAGAAGCAGCATGTTCACTAACTGGTACAGAATCCGTTAAGGTAATCTGCCCCGATTCAATTGCTTCAAATATTAACAATAAAGTCATAATCTTAGTAATACTTGCTGGTCGTAATTCTTGATTTGCATTCTTTGAATAAATGACTTTACCAGTGGAACCTTCCATTAATACAGCCGCTTGTGCTGTTATATCAATTTCAGATTCATTCGCAATTGGCGTCACATCCGTATTTGAGATTTCATATTGAATCGTAGAAGCAAATACTTCCATGCAACTCATAAGAAGTAACACACAGGTAAATGACAAAGCCAAAGCTACTTTAACATATCTTTTAATGAAGTGTTTCATAAACCACCCAACGCAACTTAATTACTAATATTTTAGTCAAGTAGTCGTAATTTTATGACAAGTAATAGCAGAAACATGTATACAAAATTATAGTTGTATTACTATAACTTCTCATTCCACTATCTTACAACAACCTTACACTTCATCTCTCTCCCATAGGCCTTAACAGTGATGGTGGCACTTCCCTTACTAACAGCAGTAAGCTTTCCAAATCGTGATACCTTTACAACGCTCGTATTACTGCTATAATAACGTTCTTTTAAAACACAACCTCTAACATTTAACCACTTCTTATCGCCTACGGATAATTTTAAGGAGGAATAATTCAGCGAAATGACACGAACTCTACACCTTAATACTTTCCCCTTTACATGAACATTAATAAAGCAAAGTCCAGGCCTTTTCGCTGTAACTTTCCCAAGATCATTTACAAATGCCACCTTGAAATCAGTAGATTTATAATTAACACGTACGTTTACATTCTTGACGTAGATTCGTTTACTTTCACCTTTTATAAGCACCAAATCATAATCGTTTAAATAATTGCCGAATACAGGGTAATAGAGCTTGGCACGATAATAAATCGAAGTCCTTGGAATGATATATTTCATTAGTACAAGTATAATGAGACCAATTATGATAATTCGAAAAACATTCCCGAATATCTTTTCTGATTTTCCCAAAGTAATCCCTACTTAACATTGTACGTCTTACTCTACTATATGCAATCATTATTGATTTCACACATTATTTTATTTCTCGCTGTTATTCTACACTCTTTAATGATTCAATCATATTAATTTTCTTTAATTTAAAATACATTACAATTGAAATTATAATTGAAAATAGTAATGTTAATAGCCCACTATAAAGGAAACTAACACCTTTTATCAATCTACCAAACATCATTTCTTCCACTTCACATGTCACGATAACGAATCGATGCAGTACAACACCAAGTACGATACCAAACAAGATACCAATCAAAGTAAGAAGTATCGTTTCACGCATGACATAGGAATTCACTTCTTTATCATAAAAACCTAGAACCTTTAAGGAAGCTAGCTCTCGCTTTCTTTCATTAATATTAATATTGCTAAGGTTATAAAGTACGATAAATGCTAATAAACCAGCACAAATGATTAATACATATACGATAATATTTAAGCTTTGAAGCATTTCATCAATTCTTTGTTGAAGGGAACGAATGGATGATATTGATACGATTGACTCGTTCTCATTTAGCAATTTTGTAAACAATTGTTCTTCCTGATTTTCATCTGCGTAACTATGCATGATAAAAGCCTCATTATAGCTAACTTCTTTTCCATAAACCTTTTCATATAACTCAGGTGTCATATAAATATAGTGGTTTATATAGTTTTCAGTGATAGCATCTACTGTAATATCCACCTTAGTAAATTCATCTATGCTAAGAGAAATCGTATCACCTTTTGAAACATCCAATACTTTTGCAAGTTTCTCAGTTAAGATAACCCCATCATTTGAAATATGGTACTGTTCCTTACTTACTCGGTCTCTAAAGATAAAAAATGTCTCAAAATCATTGGTAGAATCAAGTACAATTAAAGAAGCCGATTTTGTGATATCTTCCTTGGAAAGATCCACAACACTCTCTAAGGATAATGCAGCATTATCAATTGCTTCATTGTTACGAATATTTTGTATAAATGTTTGTTTATCTTCATCACTTAAATCACTTTTTAAAGTTGCTGTAGCATCCGCCTTCAAAAGCTGTCCATATTGAACATCTGCCATAACTCCTATGGAATCTTTTACACCATAACCTACGAGCAACAATGCCATACAGCCTGCAATACCAATGACTGTCATTAGCAAACGTTTTTTATAACGAAATAGATTTCTAAGGGTTGATTTTTGAGTGAAATTTAAACGTTTCCAAATAAAAGGCACGCGTTCTAATAGAATCCTCTTGCCCACTTTTGGAGCAACTGGACGCATTAATTTAGCAGGTTCTGATCTTAATTCTTTATAACATGCGAAATAAGTAGCAATTGTTGTTGTAAAGATTGCAATACCACCAGCCAAAATTGCATTTCCAATTCTGTATGGATAAATTCCATATGGTAAATTACTATATAAAATTTTATATGCAGTAACAACAATGTATGGAAATACTTTTTGTCCGATTAATACACCAATGATACTTCCAGTAACTGTTGCCAAAAGCGCATATAAAATATATTTAGCTGCAATGGATGATTTACTATATCCCAATGCTTTTAATGTTCCTATTTGTACACGCTGTTCATCTACCATACGTGTCATTGTTGTAAGACAAACAAGTGCTGCTACAAGGAAGAAAATTGCAGGGAATACTTCTGCAATTGCTTGCATACGTTCTGCATCACTTCCATAGGAAACATAGGACTCAATTGTATTACGATCTAGAACATACCATTCTGGATTTTCTAATTTGCTTAATTGATCCTCCGCATCTTTTAATTCTGTCTCTTTTTCTAGAAGTTCTGCTTCTGCCTTTTCAAATTCCTTATTTGCTTCGTCTATTTTTTCATTTAGTTGTGTTTTTTGTTTCTCTAATTCCGCTTCTTGCGCACTTATCTGAGCTTCTTGAGGTGCTAATAAACGATTTACATCCGCTTCACTATAGCTAATAGCATATAGCTCTGCTTTCTTCTCTTCTAAGGCATCTCTTAAGTCTTTTACTGTACTTTCAAAACTAGCCAAGTTCTCTTTTGCCGAATCAAATGCTTGTAACGCATCTTCTTTTTCTTTATAAAAAGTGTTCTTAGCATTCTCAAGCTCTTTTTTACCATCTTCTATTTCTTGTAATGGCTCTGCTACAAGTTCCTGATATCGTATATCTAGCTGAGCATCTGCAATTGCTTCTATTTTAACTTTTGCTTCTTCAATAAAATCTTCATACTCTTTCGAATAAGTCATGAATTCTTTGCTACCATCAATAGTTACGTATGCTTCTTCATATGTATCAGAAACAAAATTTTCTTTCGGTAAAACGATAAAACTATTAATCTTACCATTGCCAATGGTACCATTTCCCCTAGAAAAAGTTAGATATCTAGAATCTTTAATACTACCAACAATTATAAGTTCCACTTCATTAAAGGTATCGGATAAATCAGACTCATCCCCCGATTCCATCGTTATTTTATCCCCAATTTGAAATCCTGTGTTTTCTAAAAACATAGTATCAACGATACATTCATTATTTGCTGTTGGTATTCTACCATCCACTAAATATGATAGATTTATAGAGTCATTCATTGAGTAAGTTCTTACAACGATTTCACTATCACCTAAATTAAGTAACACATCTTTGGTATGTGCAGCTTCAACCTCTTTGACACCATCAACTTTTGCTATAGCCTCGATATCACCATTAGTTAATCCCAAGGTACTAATAACACGAAAGTCCATCATGTTCATGTCATCATAATAGGTATCCGCAGTTAATTCCATATCGCTTCTACATACACGTAAACCAGCAAAAAATGCGACTCCTAATGCAACAATTAATAATATAGAAATAAATCGATTATATGTTTTTTTAATCTCAATAAAAAAATCCTTATGCAATGCACTCTTCTTCATGACAACCTCTTTCTAATGTAACTTACGAAACTACCATTCAATGGTTTGTACATCCACTGGGTGTTCATTTTTAACACATTCTGACACTTTACCATTCTTAATTCGTATCACTCGGTCAGCCATAGGCGCAATTGCAGAGTTATGTGTGATTACAATAACGGTCATACCTTGTTTTCTGCATGTATCTTGTAATAATTTTAGAATTGCTTTTCCTGTGTTATAATCAAGTGCACCTGTTGGCTCATCGCATAATAACAACTTTGGATTCTTTGCCAATGCTCTTGCAATGGATACTCTTTGCTGTTCTCCACCAGATAATTGAGCTGGGAAATTATTCATTCTTTCCTCAAGACCAACATCTTTTAAAACACTTTCTGCATCCAACGGGTCTTTGCATATTTGAAGTGCTAACTCAACATTTTCTTTTGCTGTTAGATTTGGTACTAAATTATAAAATTGAAATACAAATCCAATATCATTTCTACGGTAGGTGGTTAGTCTTTTTTCATTATACTTGCTGATATCTTCTCCATCTACAATGATAGAACCAGTATCGCAAAAATCCATACCACCAAGGATATTAAGAACCGTTGTTTTACCAGCTCCACTTGGACCTGCAATTACAACAAATTCTCCCTTTTCAATATCAAAACTTATTCCGTCTGAGGCATGTATCTCTACTTCGCCCATTTTATAACTTTTTTTAACCTCGCTTACACTTACATAAGATGACATAATAATAACCTCTTTCCTTAGAGCTTTCATACAATACCAAAATTTTGTATTTCGTATAATTGTTTATAACATTTAAAATTCTAAAAATCCTTTATCTAAGCATATTATAGCAAAGCCATTTTAAAACAGCAAATTAGTTTTTTATAAACAATTAACAATATTTTATAAATTGATGATTAAAAATTATGATGTAACCAATTGAATTCTTTTGAATTTATAAAAATACATCCATTTATTAA
This window contains:
- a CDS encoding J domain-containing protein; this translates as MIADPYQVLGISRNASDEEVKRAYRDLSRKYHPDSYIDNPLASLAEEKFKEVQEAYDQIMNERQNGGGYSSTTSNTYYNQGSDSGEFAQVYSYINARRFTDAVQLLNNISSRNARWFYLSAIANAGLGNNILALDHARTAVSMEPMNREYVNFYNQLQYGGARYNTTGQTYGRTGMDTGDLCCNLCIADTCCECMGGDLCTCI
- a CDS encoding DUF5685 family protein, which translates into the protein MFGYININKPELKVKEYYEYKAYYCGLCNTLKDRFGRFGQMTLTYDMTFLIILLSSLYESETTCEKHRCLAHPTTKHAMLQNEITEYAADMNIALSYHKMLDDWNDDKNVLKKTGAVLLQRDYKRVEKNYERQCNVIKQCLQQLSICEKQKETNLDIVSRSFGELMGEMFVYKEDHFSNTLRKMGFYLGKFIYLMDAYEDLPKDEKDGSYNPLLSISKQEDYEEKILEILTMMMAECTKEFEKLPLLRDAQILRNILYAGVWSKYDKIRQKCVKE
- the scpB gene encoding SMC-Scp complex subunit ScpB, with protein sequence MEIERLEAMIEAILFTMGEAVELERIASALEHDEDTVRKIIRNMMDKYEAYDRGIQIIELNNSFQLCTKASMYETLVKIAHVPKKHVLTDVLLETLSIIAYKQPITKQAIEGIRGVKSDHAVNKLVEYNLVCEVGRMDAPGRPILFGTTDEFLRSFGITSLGDLPMINPEKVEDFKLEAEEEVQLKLDI
- a CDS encoding segregation and condensation protein A is translated as MGIPVKLEAFEGPLDLLLHLIDKNKVSIYDIPIVTITEQYIEYIRGMDEKDLDVMSEFLVMAATLLRIKSQMLLPAPKKEEEEEEVDPRQELVERLLEYKMFKFISYELKDKQLDAELMLFKESSIPEEIADIKEEVDIPSLLSDLTLAKLHAIFKSVMKRQEDKIDPIRSKFGRIEREEINLAEKILEIQEYGLIHKTFSFRSLLERQADKMEIVVTFLGILELMKMQRIEIVQKELFDDIYIEYLADDVASVDEFSME
- a CDS encoding metallophosphoesterase: MGLIIGILIVIAIGIVYLIFENKNLAITNYLIEQEKVPKAFDGMKFVFLTDLHNNSYGKDNKRLLAHIHAYKPDAILIAGDMIIAREPKKLDTALNLLKELSDNYPVYYAPGNHELKLEIFESNHTDLQGTYKFSNYLSDIKKQGVCYLDNDSIIIEKDKDKLQITGLNLPLMFYHKGGKPVPLDKRDMNELVGPASSKGYQILLAHMPNYFETYAEWGADFVLSGHVHGGIMRIPYIGGVISPQYEIFPKYDAGIFTHNKSIMLLSRGLGTHTIPVRVFNRPELICMQLKKK
- a CDS encoding D-alanyl-D-alanine carboxypeptidase family protein, which translates into the protein MKHFIKRYVKVALALSFTCVLLLMSCMEVFASTIQYEISNTDVTPIANESEIDITAQAAVLMEGSTGKVIYSKNANQELRPASITKIMTLLLIFEAIESGQITLTDSVPVSEHAASMGGSQVYLEPFETQDVNTMIKCISIASANDASVAMAELIAGSEEAFVKKMNERAKELGMMNTNFVNCYGLDTDNHYTSAMDVALMSKELIMNHPQISNYSTVWMDTFIHTTKKGQSEFGLTNTNKLIKSYQGITGLKTGSTGLAKYCLSATARRDNMDLIAVVMAAPDTKTRFAEATKLLNYGFANCSIYKDTGEGLVFPNVFVKKGDIDEVPTKVNGTFSYLCTNGMNPADITKDIKVMPECIAPIKENDVVGQITYYYNGNEIGTLPLVASSPVGKAGYVDYFMKLIFKYF
- a CDS encoding Ig-like domain-containing protein; the encoded protein is MGKSEKIFGNVFRIIIIGLIILVLMKYIIPRTSIYYRAKLYYPVFGNYLNDYDLVLIKGESKRIYVKNVNVRVNYKSTDFKVAFVNDLGKVTAKRPGLCFINVHVKGKVLRCRVRVISLNYSSLKLSVGDKKWLNVRGCVLKERYYSSNTSVVKVSRFGKLTAVSKGSATITVKAYGREMKCKVVVR
- a CDS encoding ABC transporter permease is translated as MKKSALHKDFFIEIKKTYNRFISILLIVALGVAFFAGLRVCRSDMELTADTYYDDMNMMDFRVISTLGLTNGDIEAIAKVDGVKEVEAAHTKDVLLNLGDSEIVVRTYSMNDSINLSYLVDGRIPTANNECIVDTMFLENTGFQIGDKITMESGDESDLSDTFNEVELIIVGSIKDSRYLTFSRGNGTIGNGKINSFIVLPKENFVSDTYEEAYVTIDGSKEFMTYSKEYEDFIEEAKVKIEAIADAQLDIRYQELVAEPLQEIEDGKKELENAKNTFYKEKEDALQAFDSAKENLASFESTVKDLRDALEEKKAELYAISYSEADVNRLLAPQEAQISAQEAELEKQKTQLNEKIDEANKEFEKAEAELLEKETELKDAEDQLSKLENPEWYVLDRNTIESYVSYGSDAERMQAIAEVFPAIFFLVAALVCLTTMTRMVDEQRVQIGTLKALGYSKSSIAAKYILYALLATVTGSIIGVLIGQKVFPYIVVTAYKILYSNLPYGIYPYRIGNAILAGGIAIFTTTIATYFACYKELRSEPAKLMRPVAPKVGKRILLERVPFIWKRLNFTQKSTLRNLFRYKKRLLMTVIGIAGCMALLLVGYGVKDSIGVMADVQYGQLLKADATATLKSDLSDEDKQTFIQNIRNNEAIDNAALSLESVVDLSKEDITKSASLIVLDSTNDFETFFIFRDRVSKEQYHISNDGVILTEKLAKVLDVSKGDTISLSIDEFTKVDITVDAITENYINHYIYMTPELYEKVYGKEVSYNEAFIMHSYADENQEEQLFTKLLNENESIVSISSIRSLQQRIDEMLQSLNIIVYVLIICAGLLAFIVLYNLSNININERKRELASLKVLGFYDKEVNSYVMRETILLTLIGILFGIVLGVVLHRFVIVTCEVEEMMFGRLIKGVSFLYSGLLTLLFSIIISIVMYFKLKKINMIESLKSVE
- a CDS encoding ABC transporter ATP-binding protein, which encodes MSSYVSVSEVKKSYKMGEVEIHASDGISFDIEKGEFVVIAGPSGAGKTTVLNILGGMDFCDTGSIIVDGEDISKYNEKRLTTYRRNDIGFVFQFYNLVPNLTAKENVELALQICKDPLDAESVLKDVGLEERMNNFPAQLSGGEQQRVSIARALAKNPKLLLCDEPTGALDYNTGKAILKLLQDTCRKQGMTVIVITHNSAIAPMADRVIRIKNGKVSECVKNEHPVDVQTIEW